The Coccidioides posadasii str. Silveira chromosome 2, complete sequence genomic interval CCCTCTGTAAAGGGAGAAGATGATAATATGAAGCTTATCCTATCTGGATATTCCTTTGGATCGATGTTGGCCACCCTTCTTCCTTCGGCGGTTCAAGTTGTTGAGACGTTTTCATCCGCCGAGGATGATAGCTCAGCTATGAAGATCAGGCGAATAGCACTTGAATTGGCGCGTGAACACAGCTTATCCATCAGGTACGAGGTTGCTTTCCACGCATTGCTCCCTGTCTTCTCACGCTCTCAAGGAATACTAAATGCAAGAAGGCCCGCTACTCCCTCTGGAGCATGTAACTATCAACCAGAATCGCGGGTATCAGGGCGGATAGGCAAGGGAGTAGAGACAATCAATCCGTCGCCTCCGGATGTTCACTATCTCCTGGTCTCCCCGATACTACCTCCGGTGTCACTTTTCGTGACCATGTCGTTTTTCGCTTCACATAAAAATCTTAGCACAACCGTCGACGGGTCTTCGATCACTGGGCTTCTACCTGAAGAAGCGCTGACAAGTCATCGAAGCCTCGCCATCTACGGGGACAGTGACTTCTTTACTTCGATCAAAAAGTTACGAGACTGGTCTCGTGAACTATCGAGTAAACCCAATTCGTCATTCGAGTTCTTAGAAATCCGAGGAGCAGGTCACTTTTGGCGCGAAAACGGAGTAGAATTTTTATTGAAAAGCGCCATACGAGACTTTTCGTTGGCGAGGTAGCTCAACTTTCGTGGCCCAGCAGGATTTATGTTTGGTAGGCGGGCATTTTAACTAAATGAAGCTTCCGAGAACATGAAGTCATGAGGCGCACTCTCAATTCTCTTTCTCCGGGAATTTTTACCAAATGAACTGAATCATGAAAGTTCACCGCCACAGATCACGGTCTGGTTCAGCTGTCATCATGAACCGGGTACCGCATCCCCACATGGGTGTACCTCGATGTACCGTTTCTCGCCTCCCACGCAGAAAAGCTCTTCCCTAAAGTTGTCAGATCCAATTTGGTACATGGCGGTACCTTCTCCCCACGCCTGTGCGCATGACCTGATGCCTTGGTTGGGTTGGGCCCCGATCAGAATGACGGTATTTAGACAGGAACCTGTTCGATATGCTTTGCACCGGCAGTCTTTTCATCCTCAGCTGTTCTCACTGAGCTATATGTTCTATGCACACTAGCACCAAGTTGCAGCATTAGCTTGAACACAGACATTTCTTATTATTGGTCGCGTCAATGGGACCTTTGGCGCATGCTGTCAAAGAACCGCGAGTGGAGGTTTGGTTTTTAATGGCTTCCAGAACAGACTCGCGATGTCCTTGATCACCGACACTACGTTTCCAGTAGTGTCGCGTTTAACCCCCTCGAAACAGTCTCGGCTGGGCGCCCTACGAAAATATGTTTCAATCTCATATCTATCATCACTTGCATGGGACTCCCTCGCGCATGCGGGTTTTATCGCTTTCGGTCTCTGGCGCGGGCTCTCGCGTGATGAATACGAGAGGTCCTTGCAGATTGAGAGGAGAAAACGGGATCTTTCTTTCAAGCTTCAGGCCGTAGGTGGTCTTTGACATTCGAAAAGATATCAACGGCTAACAGTTGTTGCAGGCGACTTCCCTGCATGAGTGGCTTCAGATAGCGGGGGAATTGGATAAACTTGAAGGGAATAAAGAGTGGAAGTCGGTTGATGAATCCAACGAGTACGATCATGCCCTACTCCGGGCGCGACTGGATGATCTGGAGCAGGCTTTGCGTACTGACGATTTCGGCGCTCTCGTCCATATTATTCGAACCTCCTTTAGTCGACATCTTGCGAATATGACAAATCCGGATCTCTATACACGTGCCCATATCGGTACCAAAAATTTGATAGATCTCTATGTCACAACAGCCACGAACGCGGTATCTGTGGCACTGGAAATGGCAGACAAGCTGGAATTCAACATTGCCGAATCTCGGTTTCTTTTGGAGCAACTGCAAGCTACTCGACAAGCTTTTGGACGAACAGCATTATTGCTCTCTGGTGGTGCTACCTTTGGAATGAATCATACCGGCGTTGTCAAGACTCTCTGGCAGATGAGGCTTTTGCCACGGGTAATATCTGGTTCTTCCGCCGGCAGCATCGTTGCCGGCGTTCTCTGTGCTCATATGGACGATGAGATCCCACAAATTTTATCGTCTTTCGGAAACGGTGACTTCTCCGTTTTTGAATCGAACGACGGCGTGGAGACCCTGTGGCACCGATTGAGGAGATTTCTTATTTCAGGCTCTTTCTTTGATATCGCTCATCTAACACGGGTTATGCGAGACATATTAGGGGATGTGACATTCCTAGAAGCATATAATCGGACGAGAAGGATCCTCAACATCACAGTTTCCCACGCAGAGACTCATGAGCTGCCCCGGTTATTAAATTACATAACTGCCCCAAATATCATAATTTGGTCTGCAATGTAAGTACCCATAACCTCAAACATCAACAGAGAACTAACGGTCTTAGCGCTACATCGTGCTCTGCTCCACTTATATTTTCAACCTCCGCGTTAATGGCGAAAGACCCGACTACCGGAAATATACTAGAATGGGGAGAATCCCTTGTTCAGTGGATCGACGGGTCCGTTGATAGTGATTTGCCGATGGCTCGCCTGTCGGAAATGTTTAACGTTAACCATTTCATCGTGTCCCAAGTCAATCCTCATGTGATACCATTTGTTCCCCCGGGAGAAGCCGTTTTATTTGCAAAACTCAGCGAACGCCCGCGGGAACCCGAACCTGAGCCGGTTGATCTTCCCAAGATGCTGATAAAAGAGGAGACAATTGGAAAGTTCACTATGTTGTCCGAACTCGGAGTGCTGTCTAACCCCCTGAGCAAATTTGCTTCTGTCCTGAGACAGGAATATTATGGTGATATCAATATCCTTCCAGAGATCACTTATGAGGTGTTTCCCAGCATGCTTAGGAACCCCACGCCCGATTTCATGTTACGAGCGTGTCTCAGTGGCGAGCGCGCTACATGGTCCAAACTAAGCCGCATTAGAAACCACTGTGCTCTCGAGTTTGCTCTGGACGCAGCGGTTTTGATTATGCGTGAAAAGGTCGCCGCTGCTGCAAGAAATGCTAATATACCTTTGAGGTCTGTTTCATCCTACATCGAGGAAAACGTCTACACCGAAGAGGATATGCCAGAAGTTCAGCAGTTAGCACCGCCGAAAAAAGGGGTACATAGACTAAAGCCGATCCGCGCCCACTCTCACTTCGACGCAAGTTATCAGTTTCAAAGGAGCAAAGGTTCTCTTCACATGCCAGAAGTTCGGCGTGGCCTCAAATCTTATGCTCAGCCATATAACAGTATACCAATTAAGGCCAAGCGGTCAAGTTCGGCGTGGATACCAGCAATCACATTCTCCGGGGAGAGAATTCGTCACATGCCTCCTGAATCAGGTATCGGCGCGTCCGCAAGGTTCAGACGACCATCTTTATCATATGTATCCTCCAGATCGGAGAGGCACACACCGATGACTCTATCACGTCGCGGATCTTTTATCCAGAGCACAGCCCTTCCCACCCAGCGTCGACGGGCCCGCCGTGCGAACACCTACGAAACATCCCTGTCAACTGTCTCGCTTCCGCGTCTAATCATGGCTGTTCAAACCGGGCCTCCATCGCCGGTGCGTGAACACGAGCACTATAGGTTTCTTCGAAAGCAATCGAGCGATTCGAATTCTAACCGGGCGGTTAATTGTTGACGGGACTCGATTTAGGGGCATGTTCTACGTGGTATCGTTGGATATTGCCATTGTCGAATCATGGGAAAGGcaggcctttttttttccccccgACGGGGCTAAGGACTGGGCATGATTTCAAGCGTAACTATGTGTGGATGTCAATTTCTCGGCCGCATTCCCACACTAAGTCCCTTTTTAAAGTGTAATAGGTTGTGGTTTAGATAGGTCTCATAGCGAATCCAGTGATCTGGTAGCCATGCCACTGAGTAGATGGATATGATGTAAATAAGACACCGAACAAATGGGCTCCCGAAACATGCCTCTGCTCAGAGTCGCTGTCGGTTACGTTGCGAACCCAATATAGCCGCCCCTACCTGACCACCTACCCGCTTGTCCAGATTCCACTAACTAGGCCACCCCCAAAACTCGCAGGGTTTTCCTTTCTTGTGAAAGTTTGCTACCCTAAACTTGAAAAATAATGCTGAAAGCCCACTCTGTACTTCTAAGCAGGAACCGAGATATGCCTGTTATAGTCCGATCAAATAGGAGGGAAAGGGTAGTTAAAGGGGTAACCAGAGGGGCAAAGGCGTAGCAAGATCTGATAAAATGGACCATAAAACACCAGCCATCGTGTTTTCCCCGATGTCTATGCCATGACCCTGCAAGAGGGATCCCGTGCGGTCCTCATGTAGGCTCATTTCAAAGGAAGATTTAATACTAGGTAGCTCAGCAGGTTGAGTCCAAACACTCACACTGTTTCTCAAAGCAAGTGAGGGCTGTCTAGTTATACGTGACTCCCGGACCTTGGAATGGCTCACTGACTATAATACGGTTCTTTGTAGAGAAAGCACTTTAGTTGTCCTGCAATCATAAATTAAGGGGTAGCTTGATACTGTCCTTGCTGATATACATTAGTATGGATCCAGAATGCAATAAACAACTAGTTGAGTCTGCCTTTTTGCTGTGGAAATGATAGGGAATGCACCACTGATCAAGTTTCAATTTGTATGCACTTGGCCTCATTGCTCCCTCCCCTACTGGATCTCCTGTCGATCTCAAGATGGCCCTTTGGGGTCTTTTCCTGAGTTTTGTGCTTTGCCAATCAGATTTTGATCACCAGTTCAGGATCATTGTTTCCCTGGCATATCTGGTTCTGTGGGGTATCCGTGCAAGGGAAAGGTTATACTTGGATTGGAAATTGGAATCAAAGCTGGCAATTTCCATTGTAATACATGCGGGCGCGGGCGCTTTGTGGTCCCAAGTGATGCCAAAacactactccgtatggaggaCTATCACTTTGCTTTTACCCCGTAGTTTACCTGGTATGGGCGAAATTAGTGTTCTTTGCCATAGAGGGCTCTCGCTCCGCCACTACCTAGAAGAGTATAAGATTTACCTTGATATACACATCCCGGTTCGCAAAACGGCGGAATCAACCCTGTGgaaaccttttttttcccctttgaGGGGTCAGGGAGAGCCATGTTTGAGAGTATCGCGGTATGGACTGGTGCACCACATTGGTTGATGGGCTGGTACATGAGGAAGTGTTGCCTGTTTTCGTATGGAAGTGCTACCAGATGAAAAATGCAACGTAAATGGAGCCATCGCCGGTTCCGTTGGGCTGGTCCAGGTGAGACACGACGAGAAAAAGAGCAGGAATACACCCTGTCGTCTTGGGCCCTGCATGTCAACATACGGATGTATATACATTCAGAATACATATATATGGATAAGCGCTTCTTTCGGATGAAAAGGGTATTGGGGCTGAGAGGTCGCGCCCGAACAAGCTGAGGGAAAGTGGATTGATTTTGAAAGATAGCCTCCTCGATGAATCAGCGTGGCCATCAACACTGGCGGCAGATATGTCGATAGTGATCCAGATGTACTTCAGGCCAGGCTCGGATCTGAATTCACAAGCGCGTATGGAGTAACCGTGGGTAAATTGGGGTACACCAACCTGCTACAATGGGACAAGGATGTTGACGGCGTTTTCCATGTTCTTATCCCCGACATTTGAGCTAGTGGCATTGTAGAATTATTCGCTTCTCCAGGGCAGATGGAAGGACAGATCATGTGTTTTCTCGTCGATCTCTAATGTTGATCTTGCCGGTTTCTTTGAGAAGGGTTTTGGAGAGCGCGAATCATGTTTGTACTTATCTCTCAactttggattttctggGTGGGACGCAGTTAGCCTCACCGAAATCAAAAAGATgcacagagtactccgtactctatAATTATTCCAAAGAGGACGGCAGAGCGTTTGGCTCGAGTTGCCACATCATCGTCATTACTTGTGCCATTGTGTCGGATGCGGCTAGTTGGGCAACGCTGTCTAAAAATTGAGACTGGCTGCGGTGCAGGTGAGAAGTCCCGGAAATATTTCCCTGATCACTCATGACGAGGCCCATTCGCTTAGGCCAAGGTGGGACTTGGCAGCAGGGAACGGCGATCCACAACCCTGACGCCGCAACCGTGCTGTCGGTACTCGAATCAGGGCGCTGAGATCGCATCTTGTACTTTGAATTTCGACATTTTCGGGTAAGGTCACGCATCCCATTGGCGTTCGATACTGAAAATGCCGCAAAAGGATGGCCGTGCCGACAGGGATGCTTGGAGGCttgctgacatggctgtagcAGGTAATCCAAGAGGCGCGGGTTCCGCCAATACAAACAAAGAACAAGAGCAGTTCGCAAGTTTGCTGGCTATGCCGGCTCTTTCAAAAGCAGGTAGCGATACCAGGCTGGAAAATTTTGCCTCTTCGGCGTGAGCATCTCTGTGTCCGATAACAGAAGTAGTTGAGAAAATGCAGATGTGCATTCCCACTAAGCAGCATGGGTTGGCCTCGGGAACATCATGATATGGTGCAGGGGCGCGGAATATGTATGCCGCCTGCAGAATAAAGAATGTCAAGCCAGGGTAGACGCGCAACGGAGGTGCGCATGATACGACATGCCCTGTGACACTATGTCCGGTGCGTTCTTCCGCCATTCCACAATTTGCCAACAGCGAGGGGCGCAAATCCTTCTTCCGGCAATTCAAGTCTCTCGTATGTCGTGCACACTAGTTCAGAGCGGCAAACCTCCGCTGCTATCATTACCACGAAACACGTCTCTAAAGGGGGGCACTCCGTGGGATGTATGTAGGCCGGATGCAGGCTGATTCTCGCTGTTTTGGCCGAAAAGTGATGACTAAGAGGATGTGGGAGGAAAGTTAAGCGCCAACTGCTAAATACGCGTGCTGATTGGCTGGAGGCCTCGTTACACACCAGCCAGGAATCTGACCAATCAGTGAGTCAGTAGCCGCACCGTTCGCGTAATCGGCGAACCAAGCCGCGAGATGCCGACCACTCAGAGGCCGCGCTGCTCACCACCTCTTCGCCTTGCTTCGCGGAAGGACGAGGTCGATGGGGTTGGACGGGGTAATCCAGAGAATAGATGGCTGATGGTGTCGTCTGCTCGATCAAAATGCTGCGCCCTCTGAACTCCAGAAGTACAGAGCGACGGAGCGCAGGCCAGACACAGGCTTCACAGCGTTTTCGCCCGGAGAGAAAGCCGTTGGGGCTCAGCTCGCTCTTGTAACTCTTCACAAGTTCTCTGATCCTATTCTCGACTAGGTGGATCGTTGGTTAGTTGATGAACTATCCTGGATCTGTTCTTTGTGAGAGAGAAGCTTGCCCCGCCCTCACGACCCTGAATTTGCTTGGACGAGCTCCTGCGTCCGGCGCAGCGGCCACACGCAGCAGAGTACAGCGCTCTCCCACCATCTCGTTGCTCGTACTTACAGAGAGACTGGCCGATTCACAGTCGAAAGAGTTACGTCTTCCATCTGTGTCTCAAATCCGACCAGAGAATTCTGGAAGGCAGCTACCAAAGTTAAAGAAGCTTTAAGACAGGTTGGTCCGAGATTTACAAAATGTAGTCAAAATCTAGGCGATGATCTTCTTAGGAAGTCTATGCtcaatgtacggagtacgccCTTTGTGTTCAATCGGACTGTGCCTGTCGTCCAAGTTTGCCATTTCCGGAGACCACAGTCGGAACTGATCCCGCCCACCCCCTGGTCGTGCGCCACCATGGGTCGTTCAGACCCCTGGCCCCCAGCTGCCGTTTGCCGGCTCGAAACCGGCCATATTGCTTGgcctctacggagtacactaCTCCATACTTCAGATGCAGCCATTAATTCGATAATCGCAGCGCTTAAGGCAGATGTCATTTCTCAAACTCCATGCTCCACATTATGCATTGCTGTCGTGGAGATGCGATATTCTTGGAAGCGCTTTTTGGCCGCTGTCCGTGCCCGTGTGACGCTTATTATCTACTCTCTATCATGGGCGGATCTGCCGCATGCTGTGAAACAAACATTCTTACCCTTCTCGGGGCTGGCTAGTTACCTGTTATCACCTAGGTTTTATTGTTACTCCCAGTGCTCTCGTGCTGCTTCGGGTGCCACTAATACACTTCAGTCGCGCCTCCGTTCAGCGATCTAGTGTGCCTTGCCGTGCAACGGCAACTTCATTTCCCGAGGAGTAAGCTCTTGATCTTCAATTCCTGATCCGAATTTTATACCTGGCTCCAGCAGCCGTGCCGCCAGATTTTCATGACCCTTTGGATATGCACTGCCCGAGACGGCGTGTCTCTCTTGGCTTGAATCCTTCCCTTCCATTCTTTTACTGCCTATCTCCCTCCTTTACATTCGTCTTATTATTACTATACCACCCCCATCAGTGCTTGAAAGGAATTGAACAGTTCTACCGAAGATACGTTTTAATAGCGGTGACACCTTATCATCTGTCAAGGATATTCTAAAGGACTACGGCCGTCATTACCTTGGAAGCTCGATTCTTTATTTGGACGCGGTCATGGCGACATGGGTGAAATGTTGTTTCGAGCGAGGTCGTTTGGGACAACGGCATCGGAAAGGGACCAGGCAGCTAGACGAGCGTTATGGAGATATGGACATCAGTGGCCCTATGGATGGAGGATGGAACCAGCTTCCCTCGTTCCCATCTGAGAAACGCTCGACCTCCGTGCCGGTATCACGAAGCGGCACAAGACGTCAGAGACAAGGTGTTGGACACGTTCAATTCAGAGCACACACGGGGGCGCAACCCTTCGTATGCATCAGCGAGTCGGTCTATGACACCCCAGCAAGGCCATCCCACGAGAAGCCGCCAGATTTTGTCTACAAACCTGCCAGTGAGGCATTCTTTAAAGATATGGCAGAAATCGGCAGACCGAAATATTCACCACCCC includes:
- a CDS encoding uncharacterized protein (EggNog:ENOG410PP1U~MEROPS:MER0045469~BUSCO:9529at33183), giving the protein MDLIPPSYSFTIPSLYDGVHLECRLFHSPRSVHARGKCKVEKKAAIVAHPYAPLGGCFDDPIVGVITDELLQAGYVVGTFNLRGAGESQGRTSWTAKPELADYISFYGFVIHYMHNLLMEDGSQLSGEIRSPVEEDDYPSVKGEDDNMKLILSGYSFGSMLATLLPSAVQVVETFSSAEDDSSAMKIRRIALELAREHSLSIRYEVAFHALLPVFSRSQGILNARRPATPSGACNYQPESRVSGRIGKGVETINPSPPDVHYLLVSPILPPVSLFVTMSFFASHKNLSTTVDGSSITGLLPEEALTSHRSLAIYGDSDFFTSIKKLRDWSRELSSKPNSSFEFLEIRGAGHFWRENGVEFLLKSAIRDFSLAR
- a CDS encoding uncharacterized protein (EggNog:ENOG410Q5DQ~BUSCO:12809at33183), which translates into the protein MATWVKCCFERGRLGQRHRKGTRQLDERYGDMDISGPMDGGWNQLPSFPSEKRSTSVPVSRSGTRRQRQGVGHVQFRAHTGAQPFVCISESVYDTPARPSHEKPPDFVYKPASEAFFKDMAEIGRPKYSPPPSTITEKHRRQTSMRSASSLDPSSAGEIPCHPSYQRNIRTSSPHGSSCSGYHRSPPLHAQCSRANSPALSTRSNEITDEDVEKRVLTTIPLSTKKKQKKSRRAVTEELVPSTMELFG
- a CDS encoding uncharacterized protein (EggNog:ENOG410PI73~COG:I), with protein sequence MSLITDTTFPVVSRLTPSKQSRLGALRKYVSISYLSSLAWDSLAHAGFIAFGLWRGLSRDEYERSLQIERRKRDLSFKLQAATSLHEWLQIAGELDKLEGNKEWKSVDESNEYDHALLRARLDDLEQALRTDDFGALVHIIRTSFSRHLANMTNPDLYTRAHIGTKNLIDLYVTTATNAVSVALEMADKLEFNIAESRFLLEQLQATRQAFGRTALLLSGGATFGMNHTGVVKTLWQMRLLPRVISGSSAGSIVAGVLCAHMDDEIPQILSSFGNGDFSVFESNDGVETLWHRLRRFLISGSFFDIAHLTRVMRDILGDVTFLEAYNRTRRILNITVSHAETHELPRLLNYITAPNIIIWSAIATSCSAPLIFSTSALMAKDPTTGNILEWGESLVQWIDGSVDSDLPMARLSEMFNVNHFIVSQVNPHVIPFVPPGEAVLFAKLSERPREPEPEPVDLPKMLIKEETIGKFTMLSELGVLSNPLSKFASVLRQEYYGDINILPEITYEVFPSMLRNPTPDFMLRACLSGERATWSKLSRIRNHCALEFALDAAVLIMREKVAAAARNANIPLRSVSSYIEENVYTEEDMPEVQQLAPPKKGVHRLKPIRAHSHFDASYQFQRSKGSLHMPEVRRGLKSYAQPYNSIPIKAKRSSSAWIPAITFSGERIRHMPPESGIGASARFRRPSLSYVSSRSERHTPMTLSRRGSFIQSTALPTQRRRARRANTYETSLSTVSLPRLIMAVQTGPPSPVREHEHYRFLRKQSSDSNSNRAVNC